From one Anopheles cruzii chromosome 3, idAnoCruzAS_RS32_06, whole genome shotgun sequence genomic stretch:
- the LOC128273340 gene encoding alpha-tocopherol transfer protein-like, producing MGVGQDSSLEEGAARLKDWLSTQPHLPQNIHPMLLQRYVHSTGGDLEYAKKIFTLGYTIRQNNSHIFEDRDPLSSNVTSILKAIDMVPLPPVEGCDDKYIFYRLVDCDPDKFDFNDVIKTFFIIADLRMIQPDVPMNDGGDVPIFDMNGFTLRHLTKVVLSTLRVYMRYTQEAHPVRLKAIHVINCTPFLDRVMCLVKPFMKKRVAEMLHFHLPNSDTIYAHFPKAALPDEYGGQQSIVKHKEDWFNRIKLQRDYVTDGTRWKIDESRRSGGNDLCGTLRKLEID from the exons ATGGGTGTCGGTCAGGACAGTAGTTTGGAGGAAGGAGCCGCACGGTTGAAGGACTGGCTATCGACACAGCCTCATCTGCCACAAAATATTC ATCCGATGCTACTCCAACGGTATGTCCATTCGACCGGTGGCGATCTGGAGTACGCGAAGAAAATTTTCACCCTCGGCTACACCATCCGGCAGAACAATTCGCACATCTTCGAAGATCGTGATCCGCTCAGCAGCAATGTGACTTCCATCCTGAAGGCAAT CGATATGGTGCCTTTGCCGCCGGTAGAAGGATGCGATGACAAGTACATCTTCTACCGCCTGGTGGACTGTGATCCGGATAAG TTTGATTTTAATGACGTCATCAAGACGTTCTTCATCATCGCCGATCTACGTATGATCCAGCCCGACGTGCCGATGAATGATGGAGGCGACGTGCCGATTTTTGATATGAACGGCTTCACTTTGCGCCACCTGACTAAGGTCGTCCTGTCAACATTGCGCGTGTACATGCGATACACCCAG GAAGCTCACCCGGTGCGCTTGAAGGCGATTCACGTGATCAATTGCACACCGTTTCTGGATCGTGTGATGTGCCTCGTGAAGCCGTTCATGAAGAAACGTGTCGCCGAAATG CTTCACTTCCACCTGCCCAACTCGGACACAATTTATGCGCACTTTCCGAAGGCCGCTCTCCCCGACGAGTACGGTGGCCAGCAGTCGATCGTGAAGCACAAGGAAGATTGGTTCAATCGCATCAAGCTGCAGCG AGATTACGTTACCGATGGGACCAGATGGAAAATCGATGAGTCGCGCCGGAGTGGCGGTAATGACCTGTGTGGAACACTGCGGAAGCTGGAAATTGATTAA
- the LOC128273742 gene encoding endoribonuclease Dcr-1 has protein sequence MTVFHWTEWNIHTTALTPRDYQAELLSMAREENLIVCLAHNSAKEFLAVKLIQSLRSDRAQPGAPRKTIYLTERPDRALLASMVANLTDLSVITIDENPTDLVDRDTDDVLFFSSDRALLEHLNQGTVHVEQISLLIVDDCHKMYGHRELLDICRRIERCNRRRTKIIGLAGPLHGASCAPERLCWELQCLERCLHARIETASDITSVLRFSTKPTELILECTPAKPSVLTCRLRTLVQRQIDFLQDHRYDPLAMYDMDVNDGEDSATGEATEGGENDDEEGVFRRELRSIPDPKMAPLRYLHQYLELLDEFGPWGADRGALELLATIEKEKIRTPYERHFLLLCMVSTVLVQVRSIAAAVFIRHTHEMDRIRHYSTPKVRRLLEVLAWFGEQQTRAKDRTMGHPMLQQQQQQPQKIPYCFCRTAECNELGKEYYAFGTQIGDVGERIDRMTEQLHTVRHSSDRLLQRYKLLADASSNEPVNGGVTHHSPRHAAPEGRTGNFRRRRLLPGGGGGGPPWLAGYHSSQHKSHDGATTEALCGLIFCNDRSIARILYVLLYEVARSQPEYAFLSAQYTVDKVVDPLTDAQHAAHEHRKQEEVLKRFRMHDCNLLIGTSVLEEGIELPKCNLVVRWNSPSNYRSYAQCKGRAKAPGAYHILFVTPSAEGGQDSTAHEPKTNSLEDAPLDDELEHEQSLDVSSESTIDQHDREIIERSTNAMIERVAIYREVEKLLLSKCRNGEPAEGELKHADCFNHCLEIYRPGLATNSSNASLGLQNAIQTLNKYCAKLPSDTFTKLTPIWRCATTVRNGRILYHYTIRLPINSPWKEDILGLPMPTEMLARRMAAYITCRMLHAAGELDHSFQPFGKEAFRAFEADWENFELDELDAKILTENNDPRPGTTKRRQYYYKKIASVFNDCRPEVGQMAYLYHMRMELICPIPEEQNTRGRKIYAPEESPQGFGILTTKLIPKISSFPIFTRSGEVKVSLDLCPQRVRMTERQLEMVNCFVRYTFTKVLRLQKSLMLYDANATDNCFFIVPTIKCQSSHGPPPNGAGRDGDVQVDWEFVEKIATNVDCSGPTFIPDEARKGYAFDVSKFRDAVVMPWYRNRDQPQYFYVAEICQHLSPKSAFPGSNYATFEEYYHRKYDIQIQNVRQPLLDVDHTSARLNFLTPRYVNRKGVALPTSSEETKRAKRENLEQKQILVPELCTIHPFPASLWRAAVCLPCVLYRINALLLADEIRRQVARDLRLGREDLDKVEHGAKAPFEWPMLSFGWNLADVLRKTKEQKVAQAIAAAAATEPANEPVLEEAISTTEVEPTPPEKEGPNEEANHKGKEGDCGDDNPPEGSQDEKASTALTEDESLMEIGTWSNEMAVGVETDDGNESGVGGTGNGSSSFLRYESDCGTDSSGNYYSSDDDDEDDDYLYDGTDGTGATDDDPSPGGLQDAPGSNEPSGAKAGPNPDGAVNLPGRLKIEFKSETVAEAIDSERDLQRQRTQQSIIQRSRQNERLYQLSKNAADGFSCSTDELMTNACDRLEAEKRFEEQKNHTKDAIRLHGTLVRWNEPLTVRHWRNRFDAGEMATIGALMDDLGGKAFVEFVPYIEEVELFELLFRNGSSGERWLRLEDLYRLNERFFPEHYTMLRGGSHFDHFLDDDPQQPCRGSEPKTITLTIRDPFPAILAGETACNYKVTQEGERSWTTGSMRNGLTNGHTSNEIEGDDGEFSFDDQPDLQHHPGPSPAIILQALTMSNANDGINLERLETIGDSFLKYAITTYLYCRYDNVHEGKLSHLRSKQVSNLNLYRLGRRKRLGDCMIAAKFEPHDNWLPPCYYVPKELEQTLIDAKIPACHWNLADLPDIKRLSCAEICQLVKERARAKRNEELVDQEQKDDDGDDDDDDDDEEEQDDDDDDDSLDEDELEDGSEFYSCFIPYNLVTQHSIPDKSVADCVEALIGAYLIECGPRGALLFMAWLGIRVLPILNGKPEGKQCSRLDAVSTVDIREYGHWIAPPSPMVRANITFGGILAGASATSRELARLLVGFQAFERSLGYQFHDRSYLLQAMTHASYSPNRLTDCYQRLEFLGDAILDYLITRHLYEDRRQHSPGALTDLRSALVNNTIFASLAVRHGFHKYFLHLSPGLQEVIDRFVRIQQENGHRITEEDYYLPDEDDDLGDGAIGVPFGEGETADGQTLMGHGVGEAEDVEVPKALGDVFESIAGAIFLDSGMSLDTVWKVYRKMMGPEIEKFSSSVPKSPIRELLEMEPETAKFGKPEKLADGRRVRVTVEVFGKGTFRGIGRNYRIAKCTAAKCALRQLKKLGYSSHHKRR, from the exons ATGACGGTGTTTCACTGGACGGAGTGGAACATCCACACGACGGCGCTAACGCCGCGCGACTATCAAGCCGAGCTGCTGTCGATGGCGCGCGAAGAAAATTTGATCGTTTGTCTGGCGCACAATTCGGCCAAGGAGTTCCTTGCCGTCAAGTTGATCCAATCGTTGCGCTCGGACCGAGCGCAACCGGGAGCACCGCGCAAAACCATTTACTTGACCGAACGACCGGATCGCGCCCTGCTCGCCTCGATGGTGGCCAACTTGACGGACCTTTCGGTGATCACGATCGACGAGAATCCGACGGATCTGGTCGATCGTGACACCGACGATGTGCTGTTTTTCTCCAGTGACCGTGCACTGCTGGAGCACCTTAACCAGGGCACGGTGCACGTGGAACAGATCAGTTTGCTGATCGTGGACGATTGTCACAAAATGTACGGACACCGGGAACTGTTGGACATTTGCCGTCGCATTGAACGGTGCAATCGGCGGCGGACGAAAATCATTGGGCTTGCCGGTCCACTGCACGGGGCCAGCTGTGCCCCAGAACGGTTGTGCTGGGAGTTGCAGTGTCTCGAGCGCTGTTTGCATGCGCGCATCGAAACGGCCAGCGATATCACCAGTGTTCTGCG ATTTAGCACAAAGCCCACCGAACTGATTCTGGAATGTACACCGGCAAAGCCATCGGTCCTAACGTGCCGCCTGCGTACGTTGGTGCAACGCCAAATCGATTTCCTGCAAGACCATCGGTACGATCCGCTCGCCATGTACGATATGGATGTGAACGATGGCGAAGATTCGGCCACGGGCGAGGCTACGGAAGGTGGTGAAAATGACGACGAGGAAGGTGTGTTTCGGCGCGAACTGCGCTCCATTCCCGATCCGAAAATGGCCCCCCTGCGCTACTTGCACCAGTATCTCGAGCTGCTCGACGAGTTCGGTCCCTGGGGTGCGGATCGGGGAGCGCTCGAGTTGCTGGCCACGATCGAGAAGGAGAAGATTCGAACCCCGTACGAACGGCACTTCCTGTTGCTGTGCATGGTATCCACCGTTCTGGTGCAGGTTCGATCCATTGCTGCGGCCGTTTTCATCCGCCACACGCACGAGATGGATCGCATCCGACACTACTCGACACCGAAGGTGCGCCGATTGCTCGAAGTGCTGGCGTGGTTCGGTGAGCAACAAACACGTGCCAAAGATCGCACCATGGGACATCcgatgctgcagcagcagcaacaacagccgCAGAAGATCCCATACTGCTTCTGCCGTACGGCGGAATGCAACGAGCTGGGCAAAGAGTATTACGCATTTGGAACGCAAATCGGTGATGTTGGCgaacggatcgatcggatgACGGAACAGCTACACACGGTGCGCCATTCCAGCGATCGCTTGCTGCAGCGGTACAAACTTCTTGCCGATGCTTCGTCGAACGAACCTGTGAACGGTGGCGTGACGCATCATTCACCCCGTCACGCTGCCCCTGAGGGTCGAACGGGGAACTTTCGGAGACGAAGATTactgccgggtggtggtggcggtggccctcCGTGGCTCGCTGGGTATCACAGCTCGCAGCACAAATCACACGATGGAGCAACGACGGAAGCACTGTGTGGGTTGATCTTCTGcaacgatcgttcgatcgcaCGCATCCTGTACGTGCTGCTATACGAAGTGGCACGATCCCAACCCGAGTACGCGTTTCTCAGCGCACAGTACACGGTCGACAAGGTGGTAGATCCGCTGACTGACGCCCAGCACGCGGCCCACGAGCACCGCAAGCAGGAGGAGGTACTGAAGCGGTTCCGGATGCACGACTGCAACTTACTGATTGGCACGTCGGTGTTGGAGGAAGGCATCGAGCTGCCAAAGTGTAACCTGGTGGTCCGGTGGAACAGCCCGTCGAACTATCGATCGTACGCCCAGTGCAAGGGCCGTGCGAAAGCTCCCGGAGCGTACCACATTCTGTTTGTTACGCCATCGGCCGAGGGCGGTCAAGATAGCACCGCGCACGAACCGAAGACCAACTCGTTGGAAGATGCACCCCTGGATGATGAGCTGGAGCACGAGCAGAGCTTGGACGTGTCGTCCGAGTCGACCATCGACCAGCACGATCGCGAGATAATCGAGCGATCCACCAATGCGATGATTGAGCGTGTGGCGATTTACAGAGAAGTGGAAAAG CTTCTGCTTTCCAAGTGCCGTAATGGAGAGCCCGCCGAAGGAGAGCTGAAGCATGCAGATTGCTTCAATCACTGCCTGGAAATCTATCGACCGGGGCTGGCAACTAATTCTAGTAACGCCTCGCTCGGGTTACAAAATGCCATCCAGACGCTCAACAAGTACTGTGCGAAACTGCCCAGTGACACGTTCACAAAGCTAACGCCCATCTGGCGATGCGCAACAACCGTCCGAAACGGGCGCATTCTGTACCACTACACAATCCGGTTGCCGATCAATTCACCGTGGAAGGAAGACATCTTG GGTCTACCGATGCCAACCGAAATGCTGGCCCGTCGAATGGCGGCGTACATAACCTGCCGTATGCTGCATGCTGCCGGTGAGCTGGACCACTCGTTTCAACCGTTCGGCAAGGAGGCATTTCGCGCATTCGAGGCGGACTGGGAGAACTTCGAGCTGGACGAGCTAGACGCAAAGATTCTGACCGAAAACAACGATCCTCGCCCGGGTACCACGAAACGTCGTCAATACTATTACAAAAAG ATCGCATCAGTGTTTAACGATTGTAGACCGGAAGTGGGCCAAATGGCTTACCTGTACCATATGCGCATGGAGCTGATCTGCCCCATACCGGAAGAGCAAAACACACGGGGACGAAAGATTTACGCACCGGAAGAATCGCCGCAGGGCTTCGGCATACTGACCACGAAGCTTATCCCGAAGATTAGCTCCTTTCCAATCTTTACCCGTTCGGGTGAGGTGAAGGTCTCGCTTGATCTCTGCCCGCAGCGTGTCCGAATGACCGAGCGGCAGCTCGAGATGGTTAACTGTTTCGTTCGGTACACGTTCACCAAGGTTTTGCGGCTGCAGAAAAGCCTAATGCTGTACGATGCGAACGCCACCGACAACTGCTTCTTCATTGTGCCAACAATCAAGTGCCAATCGTCGCACGGACCACCGCCAAACGGCGCAGGTCGCGACGGGGATGTGCAGGTCGACTGGGAGTTTGTGGAGAAGATTGCAACCAACGTGGACTGCAGTGGGCCCACGTTCATACCGGACGAGGCGCGCAAAGGCTACGCGTTCGATGTGAGCAAGTTCCGCGATGCCGTAGTAATGCCCTggtaccggaaccgggaccaACCACAATACTTTTACGTGGCCGAAATCTGTCAGCATCTGTCGCCGAAGAGTGCATTTCCCGGCTCGAACTATGCCACGTTCGAGGAGTACTACCACCGAAAGTACGATATCCAGATACAGAACGTGCGCCAGCCGCTGCTCGATGTCGATCATACCAGTGCCCGGTTAAACTTTTTGACCCCGCGTTACGTCAACCGCAAGGGCGTCGCACTGCCGACCAGCTCCGAGGAGACGAAGCGCGCCAAGCGGGAAAATCTCGAACAGAAGCAAATCCTTGTGCCGGAACTGTGCACCATACATCCGTTTCCGGCCTCGCTATGGCGTGCGGCCGTTTGCCTGCCGTGTGTGCTCTATCGCATCAACGCCCTCCTGTTGGCAGACGAGATACGGCGGCAGGTGGCGCGTGATTTACGTTTAGGGCGCGAAGATCTTGACAAGGTCGAGCACGGTGCTAAAGCGCCGTTCGAGTGGCCGATGCTGAGCTTCGGCTGGAATTTGGCCGATGTTTTGcgcaaaacgaaggaacaaaaagtggcacaagccatagcagcagcagcagcaactgaaCCGGCAAATGAACCAGTTTTGGAAGAAGCGATAAGCACCACGGAAGTGGAACCAACGCCACCAGAAAAAGAGGGGCCAAACGAAGAAGCTAACCACAAAGGTAAAGAAGGTGACTGCGGCGATGACAATCCACCCGAGGGGTCTCAAGATGAAAAAGCGAGCACCGCACTAACTGAAGACGAATCGTTGATGGAAATCGGAACCTGGTCCAACGAGATGGCGGTCGGGGTGGAAACTGACGACGGAAACGAATCAGGCGTTGGAG GAACTGGCAACGGGTCTTCGTCTTTCTTGCGCTACGAATCGGACTGTGGTACTGACAGCAGTGGGAATTATTACTCTtcagacgatgatgatgaagatgatgactATCTGTACGACGgaacggacgggacgggagctACGGACGATGATCCATCTCCCGGTGGGTTACAGGATGCACCGGGGAGCAACGAGCCAAGTGGTGCCAAAGCTGGCCCCAATCCGGACGGCGCGGTTAATCTTCCCGGTCGGTTGAAGATCGAGTTTAAATCAGAAACCGTCGCCGAAGCGATCGACTCCGAGCGTGATCTGCAACGGCAGCGTACCCAGCAGAGCATAATTCAGCGATCGCGCCAAAACGAACGGCTCTATCAGCTATCGAAAAATGCTGCCGATGGATTCAGTTGTTCCACGGACGAGTTGATGACAAACGCCTGCGATCGGCTTGAGGCGGAGAAGCGATTtgaggagcagaaaaatcacacaaaagATGCAATCCGCTTGCACGGGACGTTGGTACGGTGGAATGAACCGCTCACTGTGCGGCACTGGCGGAATCGTTTCGATGCGGGCGAAATGGCCACAATAGGCGCCCTGATGGACGATTTGGGAGGAAAAGCGTTCGTGGAGTTTGTGCCGTACATCGAAGAAGTCGAACTGTTTGAGCTGCTCTTTCGCAATGGTAGTTCCGGTGAGAGGTGGTTACGGTTGGAAGACCTGTACCGGTTGAATGAACGATTTTTTCCCGAACACTATACGATGCTTCGAGGGGGCTCCCATTTCGACCACTTTCTGGACGATGATCCGCAACAACCCTGTCGAGGGTCGGAACCGAAGACTATTACGCTTACCATCCGTGATCCTTTCCCGGCGATACTGGCCGGTGAGACCGCGTGCAATTATAAAGTGACACAGGAAGGCGAAAGATCTTGGACCACGGGGTCAATGCGGAACGGCCTTACTAACGGTCACACGTCGAACGAGATAGAAGGTGATGATGGCGAGTTTAGCTTCGACGATCAACCCGATCTGCAGCATCATCCGGGTCCGAGTCCGGCTATCATTCTACAGGCCCTGACCATGTCGAACGCAAATGATGGCATCAATCTGGAGCGATTGGAAACGATTGGGGATTCGTTTTTGAAGTACGCCATCACGACTTACCTGTACTGTCGGTATGATAACGTGCACGAGGGCAAGCTGAGCCATCTGCGCTCGAAGCAGGTCTCGAATCTGAACCTGTACCGCTTGGGACGACGAAAACGGTTGGGCGATTGCATGATAGCGGCCAAGTTTGAGCCACACGACAACTGGCTCCCGCCGTGCTACTATGTGCCGAAGGAACTCGAACAAACACTAATCGACGCGAAG ATCCCCGCCTGCCACTGGAATCTGGCCGATCTGCCCGACATCAAGCGGCTCTCGTGTGCCGAAATCTGTCAACTAGTCAAGGAACGGGCTCGGGCGAAGCGCAACGAAGAGCTAGTTGACCAGGAACAGaaggacgatgatggtgatgatgacgatgacgatgatgacgaagaagaacaagatgatgatgatgatgatgattcgcTGGACGAAGATGAGCTCGAGGATGGGTCAGAGTTTTATTCCTGCTTCATTCCGTACAATCTCGTCACGCAGCACAGCATCCCCGACAAATCGGTAGCGGATTGTGTGGAAGCCCTGATCGGTGCCTACCTCATCGAGTGCGGCCCACGAGGGGCGCTCCTCTTCATGGCATGGCTTGGCATCCGCGTGCTACCGATTCTAAACGGCAAACCGGAAGGAAAGCAATGCTCGAGATTGGATGCCGTATCAACGGTCGATATTAGAGAGTACGGCCACTGGATCGCTCCACCCTCACCGATGGTTCGGGCGAACATAACATTCGGTGGCATTTTGGCTGGCGCCAGTGCGACATCCCGTGAACTAGCCCGGTTACTCGTAGGTTTTCAGGCATTCGAACGCTCGCTTGGCTACCAGTTCCACGATCGTTCGTATTTGCTGCAGGCAATGACGCACGCTTCGTACAGCCCGAATCGTCTGACCGACTGTTACCAACGGCTCGAGTTCCTCGGCGATGCCATCCTTGATTATCTGATCACTCGCCATCTCTATGAGGATCGGCGACAGCACTCACCCGGTGCTCTAACCGATCTCCGGTCGGCACTGGTCAACAACACGATCTTTGCCTCGCTCGCCGTACGCCATGGGTTTCATAAGTACTTCCTGCATCTGTCGCCCGGCTTGCAGGAGgtcatcgatcgattcgtaCGCATCCAACAGGAAAACGGTCACCGTATCACAGAGGAGGACTACTATCTaccggacgaggacgacgatctTGGTGACGGAGCTATCGGAGTTCCGTTCGGTGAAGGGGAAACAGCCGATGGCCAGACGCTGATGGGGCACGGAGTCGGTGAAGCCGAAGACGTCGAAGTGCCGAAAGCTCTGGGGGACGTGTTTGAATCGATTGCCGGTGCAATCTTCCTTGATTCGGGAATGTCCCTTGATACTGTGTGGAAG GTGTACCGCAAAATGATGGGACCGGAGATTGAAAAGTTCAGCAGTTCCGTTCCAAAGTCACCGATTCGAGAACTGTTGGAAATGGAACCAGAAACGGCCAAATTTGG CAAACCAGAAAAATTAGCCGACGGGAGACGCGTACGGGTAACCGTGGAAGTATTTGGCAAAGGAACATTCCGTGGAATCGGGAGAAACTATCGTATCGCCAAGTGTACGGCAGCGAAGTGTGCCCTGCGGCAGCTCAAGAAGCTTGGGTACAGCAGTCACCACAAACGGCGGTAG